CGCGCTTGGACGGTGAGCTCGTCCGGGATCTGGTCGCTGGTAACGGCAAGGCGTTCATCTGGGGCATTCTCAAGGTAGGCACTGCTTCCGACACCCTCCACGCGCCTAGCGCAGGCATCTTCGTCTCACTAATACTGTGCCTCTCTCTCATCCCCAGTGGTGCGGTCTCGGCGGCTTCGCGTCGTACACCAATGCCATGATCAAGTACCTCGAATCCAAGGTGTCCATCGCATTCCGCACGCGCCTGACGAGATATATTCATGATCTCTACCTCAACGACAACCTGAATTACTACAAATTGTCTAATCttgatggtggtgttgggcaCGGAGCCGATCAGTTCATCACTCAGGACCTGACTTTATtctgcgcggccgccgcgaatTTATACTCGTCGCTCGGCAAACCCTTTGTGGACCTCTGCGTCTTCAACTTCCAGCTCTACCGGTCTCTGGGTCCCCTGGCGCTGTCCGGACTATTGAGCAACTACTTCCTGACAGCGAGCATTCTGCGTCGCCTGTCGCCGCCATTtggcaagctcaaggccgtcgagggccgcaaGGAAGGTGACTTCCGCGGTCTGCACGCCCGTCTGATTGCCAACGCCGAAGAGGTTGCTTTCtatggcggcgcggagatGGAGAAGACGTTCCTGAACAAGGAGTACAAGTCTCTCAAGAGCTGGATGGAGGGCATTTACATGCTCAAGATCCGCTACAACATCCTCGAGGATTTCATTCTCAAGTACAGCTGGAGCGCGTACGGCTACTTGCTTGCGTCCTTGCCTGTGTTCCTGCCGGCatggggcggcgtcggtggagCAGCAGAGATGCTGGAGAGCGTCGCCAAGGGCGGACGGGAGCGCAACCGAATGAAGGACTTCATCACCAACAAGCGGCTCATGCTTtcgctggccgacgccggcggtCGCATGATGTACTCGATCAAGGATctggccgagctggcggGGTACACGAGCCGTGTCTATACGCTTATATCAACCCTCCATCGAGTCCATGCCAACGCGTACTacgtgcgcggcggccaaaACGAACTGTACTCGCTATCCGATGTCCAGGGCACCATTCAGAAGGGCTTCGACGGCGTGCGATTTGAGCAGGTACCCGTGGCCGCTCCGGGCCTGTGGCCACAGGGCGGAGAGGAGCTGACTGAGTCACTGTCCATGATTGTCCGGAGCGGCGAGCATCTCCTGGTAAGACATTTCTTTTTCCTTGTCCGCGCCTGGGGTTATGGCACCCATCCGAGTTTCACCACGCTGACACCGGCCCTTGCAGATTTCCGGCCCCAACGGCGTTGGAAAGACTGCCGTCTCTCGCATCCTTGCGGGGCTTTGGCCCGTGTATCGAGGACTGGTGAGTCGACCCAAGAGTATCGGGCAAGACGGCATCATGTTCCTCCCACAACGGCCGTATCTTAGCCCGGGCACTCTTCGCGACCAGGTCATCTATCCCGATGGGCACGTGGACATGAAGGAGAAGCGCAAGTCGGAGGATGACCTGAAGAGGATtctcgaggaggccaagctcGGCTATCTGCCCGATCGCGAGGGTGGCTGGGACACTCGAAAGGAGTGGAAGGACGtgctcagcggcggcgagaagcagCGCATGCAATTCGCTCGACTGCTGTACCACGAGCCGCAGtacgccgtcatcgacgagggTACGAGCGCTGTATCCAGTGATGTCGAGGGTTTACTTTACGAAACGTGCAAGGAGAAGGGAATCAGTAGGTTCATCCCAGAGAAGTCGAGACAAGACCAAGAGCTAACGAAGCCGCAACAGCTCTGATTACCATCTCGACGCGCGCCTCGCTCAAGAAGTATCACACGTACAACCTCGTTCTCGGCATGGGcgaccagggcgacgagTGGGAGTTTGAACGCATCGGCACGGAGCGGGAAAAGCTGCAAGTAGAGAAGGAGCTGCAGGAGCTCCGCGAGCGGCTCGCTCAGGTCGACGAGTGGAAAaagcgccgcgacgacattGAGCaagagctggccgccgtttGGACAGACAAGGGCGAATCCTTGGAGGCGCCCGACTACGTGGACATTGCTGGGGAGCAGCAAGGGGAGCCGGaagagggagacgacgaagTTGGTGGGGAAGAGGAGCTGATCAGCGCAGGGACAGATGCAGCCGATGTGTATGAGGAGGCGGGAGAGACGGCCgctgaagaggaggaggctgacgAGGCGGAAGAAGCTAaagaggcggaggaggaagaagaagaggctgACGAGAAGGAGATCGAGGAGATCGAGGCAGTCGTCTCATCGACAGCAGAGGATTCCGCTGGGCACCAAATAGCACATGCATGAGGGCCTTTGCACCGCGGgggtgggggtgggggtTGACATGCATATAGACAGTCTGCACTGCATCGGATCGTCAATTCTTGTACTGTATAGTCGATATACCAGCATATACAGGACAGGAGTCGGGGTTGAAAAGGCGGAGGGGATGAGATACCTTTGGTCGTCTTTTGGATTATCCATGTTTTTTATCCAACGTGGAGGCTGTCTCTCGACGCGTGTCGACGATTGCGAGTCGTGGCACAAGCCGCCTCGTTTCTTTTGCTATGTGCGTGCTTTTGCTCGCTGCGCATTTCAAGACTCAACGTCAAAGcggctcgtggccgccccgctgccggcgatgctagtgccgcccatggccagACGTCGCTATGACGCCTTGGctcgcgctctctctctctcctctcttccctctctccctctccctctctcatTGCTGCCTCTTTGTGCTGGTTGTGTAGCACACCCAACGTtttgccgccgcgtcgcagccCTACGGTGAATGAAAAGATTGTGAGTGCGTCCATGTCCGCCGAGACTGGTAGATAAGGTATCTATCTCTTGCGGGCATTCGCCAACCAAATCGCGTGACAAAGACAGCAGTCACTCGGTACTTCACGCTTTGTAGTTGGGACTTGGAGAGTCGTAGGCCGTGGAGGGAAAGACAAACGGGTCCTTGGCTgcgctcatcatcaacataGATAGCTTGGCCGTTGACAtgagaaaagaaaagaggAAAAAAAGGCAGTGGAGAGGCAGAAATGGACTGGGAACGATGTCGGTGGGAAACCTCCATTTGCTTCTGATAATCTGGTTCCGGAGGAGTGTACTCGCGTCTCGCCTCTGGCGGGACGCTATGTCGTACTTTGTACACGTCGACCGATGCTCAATCCCCAGGAGTTGGGCATTGGGGAATATTGACCATTAGTAGTAGTATAAGCTGTACGTAGTAGGAGTGGGGCCTAATACGTACCACATTTTCAGGGCGCGAGATGTGTTTGACGAGAAGGGAAGGGCGAGGGTGATATTATTGGAaagcgccgccgaggacaaTGACGATCGCGGCAAACTGCAGCCCTCgttgaccaccaccacaccacaccatttatccatccatccatccatccatcatcgtcgtcgtcgtatgCGCATGGCTCATAAAAGCCTACATGCGCTGTCACATACTATCCATCCACTGCACATCCGCCCACTGCCCGCCGTGTCTTTCCTTTTCCCCTCCTGCCGGATGGTCGTCGTGCAGCGGTCAACCGCATGCACAATACATGGATGCATAGCCCACACAATGTCTCGCACCGAGTCTTGGGCCCTTACCGCTCCCATTCCTTTGCTTTTCCTCGTGTGCGCGCTCTCAGAGGTCTCACCAACGTCTTGTCTCAACCACGTCAGATTGGCACTGCACCTCTTTATACCATGGCCCGCCATGAGAACAaggcggaggacgaggacgaggacgagggggggCTCATCCAGGGGATTCGCCATCGGCTTCAGCACGGAGAGGAGCGTTGTCCAGTGTTTGTAAACCATTGATCAGCGAGACGACAACAGCGGCCTCTGTCctctcttctcctctccttctcctcgtcttcctcgttctcctcctcatcccTCTGCCCTACGGTTCCTCACTACGTGGTGGCTGGCCGCTCAAGGAGTCAAAGGTTCAGACGAAAGCCGAGGGCATCTCAACCCAGCAGTAAGCCATTGCAAGATATCAACCTTGATCAGCCTCGACTGACCGACCGTCACGGCGGAACAGCAGCCAGCACTCAAGCACAGCGCTCCACGGTCACTCCTGTCGTCTGTCTGCATCACCCAGCTGAAGTGCGCCCCCGTGTGGGAACGAAATGTCGGGTCCCTTCTACCACCAACGAACCTCGCTCAGTTCCTCGCGGTCCTCGCTGCCTTCCATGCAGGCCATGCCGCACGTCGCCCAGTACAGTGACGGCTACAACCCGGCGGCGCTCCCCAAGGGGCCTCTCCGCGTGCCGCAgaagcaccagcgccgcagcACCGGCCCCAGCACGTATCCGCCGCCGTACGTCTCCTCGGACGCGAGCACCGGTAACATCACGCCCGagtcgcggccgtcgggggGCCCTGCGGCCGGAAAGGAGACGGCCGCACCGGACGGGTCGGGTGGCTCCTCGGACAGGACCgaggtgccgccggccgagggggaccgcggtggcggcggcggtcatgACAAGGCCTGGTTTGCTCACCGAAAGCGCTCGTGCCggttcctcgtcgtcgtgggagTCGTCACAGCCATCATTGTTGGTCTCGCCGTGGGCCTGGCTGTCGGTCTGAGAAGGCGGTTAGTTCTTTCTCTGCTTACCCCTATCTCGGGCCCCTTGACTATATGGTACTGATATGGTTCGGTGCGCCTAGGGGGGGCACGTCAGGAAAGGGCTCAAGCTCCAACTACAAGTTCCCCGCCGGCTCCTACACGTTCGACATGTCCCTCAAGAGCGAGAACCAGGACTGCACGTCGCGGGCTAGCACATGGCAGTGCGACGGCCAGGGAAAAGGCGACACGACGACTTTGTACTGGAACATCAAGTCGCTGAGCCCAGACACGTACACGGTGTCTtcagcgccgccctcgtcgtcttccaccaagggcggcggcaccgacaaCCCGCTGGCCCTTCCGCCGTTCAGCAATCTCAAGAtgcggctcgtcgacgccaatCAGCCCACGGAGCGGCTCGTCTTCTCGCTGCCCGTCAACAAGACGGTCGTGCCTTCGGACGGCGGCACGTCTCTCAATCGCGCCGCCAAGTGCACctacgccgacgccgaggtcgaggccacGCTGTACACGCGCCGGCATGGGGGCAAGAGCTTCGACgcccccgccgacgccgcgggcggcgatgaagaggacggcggcgccgtcgcctggccgGGAGACATCGAGGTCGCACAGCTGATGAACGCGACCATCGGGCAGCCGACGTGCGAGGACTCGACCGGTCGCCAGATTGCGGACGTGCAGGGGGCGTCGGGCACGTGCGATTGCATGTACGCAAACGGCAAGTGAGACGGGGGCTTTTGCGGAGGGTCTGTTGATGAAGGCCGCCCTTCAAGGGCATGGTGGATGTGGACATTGATTTTCATTCTGACTGCTCGAGCTGGTTTTCTTgcaacctgcagcagcgtgtTGAGAGAGTTtttgactgactgactgattGACTGACTGCATACGCCAATGGTAATGTCGACGCATAGCTACGAACTCATATACACGACTCGATTTGAGATGCGAGATACCAGGATCCTGACGTTTTTTTCACTCCTTCAAGTCAAGGATGGGGGTTACCGGGGAGGACTACCATGGGTATAATAGTAATGGGCTGTGAGATAGGTAGATGCGAAACCGAATATACTACACTGCAATCCGACCTGGTACATGAGCTCCCTCGACACAGGAGTGACTCATGTCCCGACTGCCCCTGTTTTGACCACCAACCCTCTGTGCCCTAGTGTCATTCCTCTACCCAAATGGACGCACCCATTGTGCAGACGGCCGTGCATCGGTGCGGTCTCCCTGCCTCATGCCGGCTCTTACGAGCCCGTCGGGACCACCCCGCTCATCCGTTCGTCCATTTCCCGTTCCGTATCCTGCTCCATGTTCTGGTCCATGTTATGGCCCATGTCGTGGTTCATCCCCTCGCCCATCTTGTGGTCGAGATAAGACTGCAGCTGAGCCGCCCTCGCGGAAAGGTTACGCATCGCCGTGCCAGGTAAGACCCCCGGCGCAGACTCGGGTCGCGGCCGCTGCGTCCGTCTCCGCAGAGAAGCTCGCGAGCTGGCATTGCctctgctgttgctgctgctgccgctgccgccgcagccgccgttAGACAAGGAGACCCGGGCAGGCCTGACTCTGCCTAGGTACGGCCAGCTTTCCCCCTTTGGTTTGAAAGTAGGTTGActatcgtcgtcgtgcgacCAGGCTGGTCCGGAaccgtcgtcgtggctgctggccggccctTGACTACTCGTCTGCAACAAGGGCTTGGCGACCGGCCGCTCCTTGCTGCCTCCGCTGCTCGAGCTCATCTGCATCAGTTGCCTATTGTCCGGCCACGCACCGCTCGAGCTCCGCTGCAGCAACGGTTTGGGGCTCTCAAGCGGTGGGTTCCAGCTCGGCTTCGGCTGGCCCGGGCCGGAGGGCGGGGTCGAACGACAACCGCCGTCACTGCGTAGGCCGTGTCCGGGGTCGCTCGTGGTGCCCTGCCTGAGCGCCCTGGGCCCCTTTCCGTCGGCGGCACTGGCCAGCTGGGCGATCAAGTCCTTGACGTTGGTCCACGGTTtcttgtcgacgccgggggGCATCTTGTCCTGCTCGGTCACCGGGGCGTGGAAGAAGTCTGAAGGCAGTTCCACCGCGGgccccttgcccttgtcgtcggcggcccgcgcctcgccgccgctgttctGCTGTTCCCATGTAGTTtcgccgccagcatcgtggccgccgccgtggccgccgccgccgccttgcccttgatctggcgccgcgccatAGTCGGCCTCGCGTACCGGCAGCCAGAAGTCGGACCAGAACTTTGCCGTCACCTCGTCCGACTCCTCGGGGAATCCCCTCTTCTTGCGCTCGATGCACGTGAAGACGAGATCGACGACAGACGGCCGGTCCGCGGGCCTGTGGAACTGGCATTGCATCACTTGATCGAGCAGCTCCGACTCTACCCAGCTCCAGTCGGGGCTCAACAGGCGGTGTCCGTACGTGTCGGCCGTCTTCACCCCATTCAGTGTTATGTAGCCTTCTTTCGTGAAC
This region of Purpureocillium takamizusanense chromosome 9, complete sequence genomic DNA includes:
- the PXA1 gene encoding ATP-binding cassette long-chain fatty acid transporter pxa1 (TransMembrane:3 (o142-159i270-288o308-326i)~COG:I~EggNog:ENOG503NUQ7), which gives rise to MALAQQPRNFTCHPSAPPQATSSASSGAPVTCTLSTPKTTPHHRPRRRTSTTEFDGQSALAGVLDDPLSHRRHAQSTAHDCRVIDHPLCDRVPPRLGNPRSTRSFMAAQSNLRKTAAEAAIAAFADKWKTFFKTRWRSTSRATRVLATLLLTLSIVAGAEGTRRRWKRQHDESEQGRKLVRTNSWLHNKDGSRTIYVPYKEGTSKVIINTTKPLTFEAHRRLFLNPPRVSGLGHGTVPSAQTKPGLNLAFLHQFLSLMSIMIPRWSSKEAGLLLSHGVFLMLRTYLSLVVARLDGELVRDLVAGNGKAFIWGILKWCGLGGFASYTNAMIKYLESKVSIAFRTRLTRYIHDLYLNDNLNYYKLSNLDGGVGHGADQFITQDLTLFCAAAANLYSSLGKPFVDLCVFNFQLYRSLGPLALSGLLSNYFLTASILRRLSPPFGKLKAVEGRKEGDFRGLHARLIANAEEVAFYGGAEMEKTFLNKEYKSLKSWMEGIYMLKIRYNILEDFILKYSWSAYGYLLASLPVFLPAWGGVGGAAEMLESVAKGGRERNRMKDFITNKRLMLSLADAGGRMMYSIKDLAELAGYTSRVYTLISTLHRVHANAYYVRGGQNELYSLSDVQGTIQKGFDGVRFEQVPVAAPGLWPQGGEELTESLSMIVRSGEHLLISGPNGVGKTAVSRILAGLWPVYRGLVSRPKSIGQDGIMFLPQRPYLSPGTLRDQVIYPDGHVDMKEKRKSEDDLKRILEEAKLGYLPDREGGWDTRKEWKDVLSGGEKQRMQFARLLYHEPQYAVIDEGTSAVSSDVEGLLYETCKEKGITLITISTRASLKKYHTYNLVLGMGDQGDEWEFERIGTEREKLQVEKELQELRERLAQVDEWKKRRDDIEQELAAVWTDKGESLEAPDYVDIAGEQQGEPEEGDDEVGGEEELISAGTDAADVYEEAGETAAEEEEADEAEEAKEAEEEEEEADEKEIEEIEAVVSSTAEDSAGHQIAHA
- a CDS encoding uncharacterized protein (TransMembrane:1 (i133-155o)~COG:S~EggNog:ENOG503P61T); this encodes MSGPFYHQRTSLSSSRSSLPSMQAMPHVAQYSDGYNPAALPKGPLRVPQKHQRRSTGPSTYPPPYVSSDASTGNITPESRPSGGPAAGKETAAPDGSGGSSDRTEVPPAEGDRGGGGGHDKAWFAHRKRSCRFLVVVGVVTAIIVGLAVGLAVGLRRRGGTSGKGSSSNYKFPAGSYTFDMSLKSENQDCTSRASTWQCDGQGKGDTTTLYWNIKSLSPDTYTVSSAPPSSSSTKGGGTDNPLALPPFSNLKMRLVDANQPTERLVFSLPVNKTVVPSDGGTSLNRAAKCTYADAEVEATLYTRRHGGKSFDAPADAAGGDEEDGGAVAWPGDIEVAQLMNATIGQPTCEDSTGRQIADVQGASGTCDCMYANGK
- a CDS encoding uncharacterized protein (COG:S~EggNog:ENOG503PEP4), which codes for MESIITDRWISHPFTKEGYITLNGVKTADTYGHRLLSPDWSWVESELLDQVMQCQFHRPADRPSVVDLVFTCIERKKRGFPEESDEVTAKFWSDFWLPVREADYGAAPDQGQGGGGGHGGGHDAGGETTWEQQNSGGEARAADDKGKGPAVELPSDFFHAPVTEQDKMPPGVDKKPWTNVKDLIAQLASAADGKGPRALRQGTTSDPGHGLRSDGGCRSTPPSGPGQPKPSWNPPLESPKPLLQRSSSGAWPDNRQLMQMSSSSGGSKERPVAKPLLQTSSQGPASSHDDGSGPAWSHDDDSQPTFKPKGESWPYLGRVRPARVSLSNGGCGGSGSSSNSRGNASSRASLRRRTQRPRPESAPGVLPGTAMRNLSARAAQLQSYLDHKMGEGMNHDMGHNMDQNMEQDTEREMDERMSGVVPTGS